In the Verrucomicrobiota bacterium JB022 genome, one interval contains:
- a CDS encoding IS110 family transposase, translating into AARTAVIHNPVLKPYFERLRARGKPYKVALVAVMRKLLLHLRAILIAQKLQTSLA; encoded by the coding sequence GGCCGCCAGAACCGCAGTCATCCACAACCCTGTCCTGAAACCTTACTTCGAGCGCTTACGCGCTCGCGGAAAGCCTTATAAAGTCGCCCTCGTGGCCGTCATGCGAAAACTGCTTCTACACTTGCGCGCAATCCTCATCGCACAAAAACTGCAAACCTCACTTGCATAG